From the Candidatus Binatia bacterium genome, one window contains:
- a CDS encoding DUF2889 domain-containing protein yields MPEVSAIYHRTKEVNIYPLGGDRFLIEAFLQDEVHDVHAEVEVVHPSLEIVAARAEVRSGPFTNVCNLTHRNIEGLVGMRVQRGFTVEARKVVGGPTGCHRISELVVEIAQAAYQLHFVRLFQNIPAEVREREDDPPRRHAFVMDHVPGMRNTCFSYNEANRELIRQAQPLRLRRQLMPVRKVGE; encoded by the coding sequence ATGCCGGAAGTCAGTGCCATCTATCACCGCACCAAGGAAGTGAACATTTACCCGCTCGGCGGCGATCGCTTCTTGATCGAAGCCTTTTTACAAGATGAAGTGCACGACGTGCACGCCGAAGTCGAAGTGGTCCATCCCTCCCTCGAGATCGTGGCCGCACGCGCTGAGGTTCGCAGTGGCCCCTTCACCAATGTGTGCAATCTAACCCACCGCAACATCGAGGGGCTTGTGGGCATGCGCGTGCAGCGCGGGTTTACCGTGGAGGCACGAAAGGTGGTCGGTGGACCGACCGGTTGCCATCGCATCTCCGAGTTGGTGGTGGAAATCGCCCAGGCTGCGTACCAATTGCACTTCGTGCGCTTGTTCCAGAACATTCCCGCAGAAGTGCGGGAGCGCGAAGACGACCCGCCACGGCGCCATGCTTTCGTGATGGATCACGTGCCGGGGATGCGGAATACCTGCTTCTCGTACAACGAGGCGAACCGCGAGCTCATCCGCCAGGCACAACCTCTGCGCCTGCGCCGCCAACTCATGCCAGTGCGCAAAGTGGGGGAATGA
- a CDS encoding galactose oxidase, which yields MPALVRLVVLLLAVGGSGAWCSRAVALCPGDCDGSGRTDAEEIARAVEAAFGHAPACGAADERAGAAHVLAAVAYSALERPLCARGIRARWDPQAPLAGGPRQEVGVAALDGVIYVIGGITSRAVGVATVEAYDVSRGEWRAVAPLPRALHHVPAAAGESHVFTAGGFAGASFRPVDDVFRYDPTRDLWEPLPKLPTAVGAAAAAVRGRCLHVVGGGQGLASSTQHAVLDLETLVWRTAAPLPDAVNHLAAVVWNHQLYAVGGRRDPSGLANSAGLYRYDAENDRWLALAPMPTARSGQAAAVVGSWLVVFGGEVDQQRFPNGTFPHVEAYDFTSDQWWSELAMPVPRHGFGAATVDGAIYLPGGAVRAGFGETAWHDRWIAF from the coding sequence ATGCCTGCGCTCGTTCGCCTGGTCGTGCTTCTACTGGCAGTGGGAGGCAGTGGTGCGTGGTGTTCGCGAGCCGTCGCGCTCTGCCCCGGTGACTGCGACGGCAGTGGCCGCACGGACGCTGAGGAAATCGCTCGCGCGGTTGAAGCTGCGTTCGGGCATGCTCCAGCTTGCGGGGCGGCTGACGAAAGGGCCGGTGCTGCGCATGTGCTAGCGGCCGTAGCCTACTCGGCGCTCGAAAGGCCGTTGTGTGCGCGCGGCATTCGCGCACGGTGGGACCCTCAAGCGCCGCTCGCCGGCGGGCCGCGCCAGGAGGTTGGGGTCGCCGCCCTCGATGGCGTCATATACGTCATCGGCGGAATCACCAGCCGCGCAGTCGGAGTCGCCACCGTCGAGGCCTACGACGTTTCTCGCGGTGAGTGGCGGGCGGTGGCACCGCTACCGCGGGCGCTGCATCACGTGCCCGCGGCTGCGGGTGAGAGCCATGTGTTTACAGCCGGTGGTTTTGCGGGCGCAAGCTTTCGACCGGTCGATGATGTTTTCCGCTACGACCCCACACGCGATCTGTGGGAACCGCTGCCCAAGCTTCCTACTGCCGTCGGCGCGGCGGCTGCAGCGGTCCGCGGGAGGTGCTTGCATGTGGTGGGCGGCGGGCAAGGTTTGGCAAGCTCAACACAGCACGCTGTGTTGGATCTCGAAACTTTGGTTTGGCGCACAGCCGCCCCGCTTCCGGATGCGGTCAATCACCTCGCCGCAGTCGTGTGGAACCACCAGCTCTATGCCGTGGGCGGTCGCCGCGATCCTTCTGGGTTGGCCAACTCTGCGGGCTTGTACCGTTACGACGCGGAAAACGATCGCTGGCTTGCGCTGGCCCCGATGCCGACGGCGCGCAGCGGACAGGCCGCCGCAGTGGTGGGCTCGTGGCTGGTGGTGTTCGGGGGCGAAGTGGACCAACAGCGCTTTCCCAACGGCACATTTCCTCACGTCGAGGCTTACGATTTCACCAGCGACCAATGGTGGTCGGAGCTGGCAATGCCCGTGCCGCGTCACGGTTTCGGAGCGGCCACCGTGGATGGAGCGATTTACTTGCCGGGCGGAGCCGTACGTGCCGGGTTTGGCGAAACCGCCTGGCACGATCGCTGGATCGCGTTCTGA
- a CDS encoding DUF2892 domain-containing protein, producing the protein MTTERAVRLLAGTLVGISLLLGYFVHPAWFLLAAFVSLNLVQSSFTGFCPAEKILRRLGTK; encoded by the coding sequence ATGACGACGGAAAGGGCCGTGCGGTTGCTCGCGGGAACGTTGGTCGGGATCAGTTTGCTTCTCGGCTACTTCGTGCATCCCGCCTGGTTCTTGTTGGCGGCGTTCGTTTCGCTGAACTTGGTCCAATCGTCGTTTACCGGCTTTTGCCCAGCAGAAAAGATCCTGCGCCGCCTGGGCACGAAATAG
- a CDS encoding TolC family protein, protein MRSVSAWIVLLGFVLAGRIGAEEPPQPPPAGWSLREVIALAVQRNPDLAGARARAEAALARVGEAESAFFPQLGARITFARTDDPSRAFGMILSQRRFTFNTNFNRPGPTQDVRPEVLAAVPLFHGGQDYFRRQAAQAGARAARAEEVASRNAVIDAAAQAYYALLAAPEQVAVMQASLSAVRSALENARARFAAGAALKSDVLSLEARLQATEAAAVRARNAVELARSALRLVLALPATEEVAVSPAAEVGPTLPASFSDALARARTQRAELVAMRELVAAREAEVAAERAAFLPRVDLIGSYGQNATDLRLSSSRDNWFFGATAEVDLFSGFRTLQRLRAAEHNLEEARQLEAKTQAVIEHEVRVAFSNWEEARQRLEASEAAVAAAEEALRLVTEQYRAGTVIVTRYLEAEAARTEARSQAVAARYELNRSAATLRKAMGSWEEEMEP, encoded by the coding sequence ATGCGCAGCGTGTCCGCTTGGATCGTACTCCTGGGCTTTGTGCTCGCGGGGAGGATCGGTGCGGAGGAACCGCCACAGCCGCCGCCTGCGGGCTGGTCGTTGCGCGAGGTGATTGCCTTGGCCGTGCAACGCAATCCCGATCTGGCGGGAGCACGAGCACGGGCGGAAGCGGCGCTGGCGCGCGTTGGCGAGGCGGAATCCGCGTTTTTCCCGCAACTGGGTGCGCGGATCACGTTTGCGCGCACCGACGATCCGTCGCGTGCCTTTGGCATGATCCTGTCGCAGCGGCGCTTCACGTTTAACACCAACTTCAATCGGCCGGGACCGACGCAAGACGTGCGCCCTGAGGTGCTTGCTGCTGTCCCGCTGTTTCACGGCGGGCAGGACTACTTCCGGCGGCAAGCAGCCCAGGCCGGGGCACGGGCGGCACGAGCCGAAGAGGTCGCGAGCCGCAACGCCGTCATCGACGCCGCTGCCCAAGCATACTACGCATTGCTGGCTGCACCGGAGCAGGTTGCGGTGATGCAGGCTTCTCTTTCTGCGGTGCGAAGCGCGCTAGAGAACGCCCGGGCACGCTTTGCTGCGGGCGCGGCGCTGAAATCAGACGTGCTGTCCTTAGAAGCTCGCCTCCAGGCAACGGAGGCTGCCGCCGTGCGGGCCCGCAATGCTGTGGAGCTTGCCCGCTCGGCATTGCGGCTGGTGTTGGCTCTACCGGCAACGGAAGAGGTTGCCGTCAGCCCGGCAGCCGAGGTCGGGCCGACGCTGCCAGCAAGCTTTTCCGATGCCCTGGCGCGGGCCCGCACCCAACGCGCCGAGCTGGTTGCGATGCGGGAACTTGTGGCGGCACGGGAGGCGGAAGTGGCTGCTGAGCGCGCAGCATTTTTGCCGCGGGTGGACCTCATCGGTTCCTACGGCCAAAACGCCACGGATCTGCGTTTATCGTCGAGCCGCGACAACTGGTTCTTCGGCGCAACGGCGGAAGTGGATCTATTCTCCGGCTTCCGCACCCTCCAGCGCTTGCGGGCCGCAGAGCACAACCTCGAAGAAGCCCGTCAGCTCGAGGCCAAAACCCAAGCGGTGATCGAACACGAGGTGCGCGTCGCCTTCTCGAACTGGGAAGAAGCGCGGCAACGGCTGGAGGCTTCGGAAGCAGCGGTCGCTGCTGCCGAAGAGGCGTTGCGGCTGGTGACCGAGCAATACCGTGCCGGTACCGTCATTGTTACCCGCTATCTCGAGGCCGAAGCTGCCCGTACCGAGGCGCGTTCGCAGGCGGTGGCGGCGCGCTACGAGCTTAACCGCAGTGCCGCCACATTGCGCAAAGCGATGGGCAGTTGGGAGGAGGAGATGGAACCATGA
- a CDS encoding efflux RND transporter periplasmic adaptor subunit, translated as MSAEHTRWVSPRLLGAVGSIVGLAVLLLYLSGAIGGHKVEPGTRPLPPAVLEGTDSVVTVREVPDIIDWPGAVRSRLVANVAPRVLARVAEVHVRMGSPVKVGEPLVTLDAAELAAKREQARAALAAAEAEAQHAAQEERRVRGLFEQNAATKQDLDAIIARSRAASAALQRARDALAEAEVAVSETVLRAPFDGVIASRWADPGDLAVPGQPLVVVHDPATLRFEAAIGESCSAALALGATLRVRLDQPAEELLARLEEISPQAEPTTRTVRVKLGLPEAPEVRPGAYGVVRVPCGQHQAALVPIAALQRRGQLEFVYVRTDGGVVMRQVRSGKTYGDQVEILSGVARGERVVIPRKAQG; from the coding sequence ATGAGTGCAGAGCATACCCGTTGGGTGTCGCCGCGCTTGCTCGGCGCGGTCGGGTCGATCGTCGGCTTGGCTGTGTTGCTCTTGTATCTCTCCGGGGCCATTGGCGGTCACAAAGTGGAACCCGGCACCCGACCGCTTCCCCCGGCGGTGCTCGAAGGTACCGATTCCGTGGTGACGGTGCGGGAAGTCCCCGACATCATCGATTGGCCCGGCGCGGTGCGCTCCCGGCTCGTCGCCAACGTGGCGCCGCGCGTGCTTGCCCGTGTGGCGGAAGTTCACGTGCGCATGGGATCTCCGGTCAAAGTTGGCGAGCCGCTCGTGACCCTCGATGCTGCCGAGCTGGCTGCCAAACGGGAGCAGGCCCGCGCAGCACTCGCGGCGGCAGAGGCAGAGGCGCAACATGCGGCGCAAGAGGAGCGCAGGGTGCGCGGACTTTTCGAGCAGAACGCGGCCACTAAGCAAGACCTCGATGCCATCATTGCTCGCAGTCGGGCCGCATCCGCTGCTCTGCAGCGCGCTCGCGACGCTCTAGCGGAAGCCGAGGTGGCCGTGAGCGAAACCGTGTTGCGCGCACCGTTTGACGGGGTCATTGCCTCCCGCTGGGCAGATCCCGGTGATCTGGCGGTGCCGGGGCAACCGCTGGTGGTCGTGCACGACCCTGCCACGCTGCGCTTCGAAGCCGCCATTGGCGAGTCTTGCAGTGCGGCGCTGGCCCTCGGGGCAACGCTGCGCGTGCGCTTAGACCAACCGGCTGAGGAGCTACTTGCGCGCCTCGAAGAGATTTCGCCGCAAGCCGAACCCACCACGCGCACGGTGCGGGTGAAGCTTGGCCTGCCCGAGGCTCCCGAGGTTCGTCCCGGCGCCTACGGTGTGGTGCGCGTGCCCTGCGGGCAACACCAGGCCGCACTCGTGCCCATCGCCGCGCTCCAGCGGCGCGGGCAGCTCGAATTCGTGTACGTACGAACCGACGGCGGTGTCGTCATGCGGCAAGTTCGCTCCGGGAAAACTTACGGGGACCAAGTTGAAATTCTTTCCGGCGTGGCGCGCGGAGAGCGCGTGGTGATCCCGCGCAAGGCCCAGGGGTGA
- a CDS encoding efflux RND transporter permease subunit, whose amino-acid sequence MSAGRSEARRRLTSRIVEKFLTSQLSLLLLLASFLAGAAALYLTPREEEPQIVVPFADVFVRFPGATAEETEKLVATPLEAKLWEIDGVEYVYSMSRPGEAVATVRFYVGEDRERSLVKVWNKLMSNQDAMPPGVTSWIVKPVEIDDVPIVLFTLWSPGNRGDSSDLRRVADELLNKLNRIPNTGKSWVVGGEPRQISVYIDPSKLAARGLSLLEVVRSLQAGNINVHAGAFERGGREVLLEVGPFFRSAAEVENAVIAAPNGQAVYLRDVARVVDGPREVESATRIGFGPAAAKAHTLWWPPGFENAAHDPQRLCPAEQGRECAAVTIAVAKRKGTNAVWVAEALIEAVKQQRGVVIPDDVAVTVTRNYGETANHKVNELVKHLAIAVATILVLLAIALGPKESFIVALAVPMTLAITLLLDLIFGYTINRVTLFALILSLGLLVDDPIVDVENIFRHFQLRREPPLEATLTAVDEVRPPVILATFTVIVSFLPMFFITGMMGPYMAPMAFNVPVAMLVSLLVAFTVTPWASYHLLKSEYGKEHEPFDITRTAVYRGYRRLLLPLLEVRRYGTWFLWLVVAAFVGSALLAVTRAVPLKMLPFDNKNELALVIDMPRGSTLEETDAVARALGAYLATVAEVTDYTTYVGVPAPMDFNGMVRHYYLRYGSHLGEIRISLLPKEERAQQSHAIALRIRPDVERIARAHGANVKIVEVPPGPPVISTLVAEVYGPLEASNEELVAVAKQVRGQMERTEGVVDVDDFAEAEHEKVVLHIDREKAATTGVALADVAHTLDAAVRGLGIGRVQLPSERLPLVLEVRLPRPLRTSLPDLLAVQVRSQSGQLVPLGEVVRVREGQGERTIFHKNLRPVQYVIAETAGRSPVEAVFDLQRWLRTNPLPAGFRVDLAGEGEWKITVDVFRDLGIAFGAALVMIYVLLVAQTQSLFLPLIIMIAIPLTIIGIMPGFWLLNVLFTEPVGQYPDPIFFTATGMIGMIALAGIVVRNSIILIDFIELIQQRDPERPLSEVIVEAGATRFRPIFLTAGAAMFGSVVITLDPIFSGLAWSFIFGIFASTTFTLVVVPLVYYRLYRGRGREVAVPG is encoded by the coding sequence ATGAGTGCAGGCAGAAGTGAAGCCCGGCGCCGACTGACCTCGCGCATCGTCGAGAAGTTTCTCACCTCGCAACTTTCCCTTTTACTGCTCCTCGCCTCGTTTCTCGCCGGGGCCGCGGCGTTGTACCTCACGCCGCGCGAGGAAGAGCCGCAAATCGTCGTGCCCTTTGCCGATGTGTTCGTGCGGTTTCCGGGGGCTACCGCGGAAGAAACGGAAAAACTCGTGGCCACACCGCTCGAGGCTAAGCTGTGGGAAATCGACGGGGTGGAATACGTGTACTCCATGTCACGTCCGGGCGAAGCGGTCGCGACGGTGCGTTTCTACGTCGGCGAAGACCGCGAACGCAGCCTGGTGAAAGTTTGGAACAAACTCATGTCGAACCAGGACGCGATGCCGCCCGGAGTGACCAGTTGGATCGTCAAGCCGGTGGAAATCGACGACGTGCCCATCGTGCTGTTTACCCTGTGGTCGCCAGGCAATCGCGGGGACTCCTCCGACTTGCGGCGCGTGGCGGACGAGCTGCTGAACAAACTCAACCGGATTCCAAACACAGGGAAGAGCTGGGTTGTGGGCGGCGAGCCCCGGCAGATTTCGGTCTATATCGATCCGAGCAAGCTCGCTGCCCGCGGCCTCTCGCTGCTGGAAGTCGTGCGCAGCTTGCAGGCTGGCAACATCAACGTGCACGCAGGGGCGTTCGAGCGGGGCGGGCGCGAAGTACTGCTCGAGGTGGGCCCGTTTTTCCGTTCGGCAGCCGAAGTCGAGAATGCTGTGATCGCTGCCCCGAACGGGCAGGCGGTATATTTGCGGGACGTGGCCCGCGTGGTCGATGGCCCACGGGAAGTGGAGAGTGCAACGCGCATTGGCTTTGGCCCTGCCGCAGCCAAGGCCCACACTCTGTGGTGGCCTCCTGGTTTCGAGAATGCCGCGCACGATCCGCAGCGGCTGTGCCCGGCCGAACAAGGGCGCGAGTGCGCGGCTGTCACCATCGCGGTGGCCAAGCGGAAGGGCACCAACGCGGTGTGGGTGGCCGAGGCTTTGATAGAGGCCGTCAAGCAGCAGCGGGGCGTGGTCATCCCCGACGATGTCGCGGTGACCGTGACGCGCAACTACGGGGAGACTGCCAACCACAAGGTCAACGAGCTGGTCAAACACCTAGCCATTGCTGTCGCCACGATTCTGGTGCTCCTAGCCATCGCCCTCGGCCCCAAGGAATCGTTCATCGTCGCGCTGGCCGTGCCGATGACCTTGGCGATCACGCTGCTCCTCGACTTGATTTTCGGATACACGATCAATCGCGTCACGCTCTTCGCATTGATCTTGTCGCTCGGGCTTTTGGTCGACGATCCGATCGTGGACGTGGAAAACATCTTCCGCCACTTCCAGTTGCGCCGCGAGCCTCCGCTGGAAGCGACGCTGACTGCGGTCGACGAGGTTCGCCCGCCGGTCATTCTCGCCACGTTTACGGTTATCGTGTCGTTTCTTCCGATGTTTTTTATTACCGGCATGATGGGGCCGTACATGGCGCCGATGGCATTCAACGTGCCCGTGGCCATGCTGGTGTCGCTCTTGGTGGCGTTCACCGTGACCCCGTGGGCGAGTTACCACTTGCTCAAAAGCGAATACGGCAAGGAGCACGAGCCGTTCGACATTACGCGCACCGCAGTCTACCGCGGGTACCGGCGGCTGCTTCTGCCGCTGCTCGAAGTGCGACGCTACGGCACCTGGTTCCTCTGGCTCGTGGTCGCTGCCTTCGTCGGCTCCGCGTTATTGGCGGTGACGCGGGCGGTGCCGCTGAAGATGCTGCCGTTCGATAACAAGAACGAGCTTGCTCTCGTGATCGACATGCCGCGCGGGAGCACCCTGGAGGAAACCGATGCCGTGGCACGCGCCCTGGGCGCGTATTTGGCCACAGTCGCAGAGGTGACGGATTACACCACTTACGTCGGTGTTCCGGCGCCCATGGACTTCAACGGGATGGTGCGACACTATTACCTGCGGTACGGGTCACACCTAGGGGAAATCCGCATCTCGTTGCTGCCGAAAGAGGAACGCGCACAGCAATCGCACGCGATTGCATTGCGCATTCGTCCGGACGTGGAGAGGATCGCCCGCGCCCACGGTGCCAATGTGAAGATCGTTGAAGTACCCCCTGGCCCACCGGTGATTTCCACATTGGTGGCAGAGGTTTATGGCCCGCTGGAAGCGAGCAACGAGGAGCTGGTCGCCGTAGCTAAACAGGTGCGCGGGCAAATGGAGCGCACCGAAGGGGTGGTCGACGTCGACGACTTCGCGGAAGCCGAGCATGAAAAGGTTGTGCTCCACATCGACCGGGAAAAGGCGGCAACCACGGGCGTGGCCCTTGCCGATGTCGCCCACACGCTCGATGCGGCAGTGCGCGGGCTCGGCATCGGCCGCGTGCAACTTCCGAGCGAACGGCTGCCGCTCGTGCTCGAGGTCCGCTTGCCGCGCCCGCTGCGTACTTCGTTGCCCGACCTGCTGGCTGTGCAAGTGCGCAGCCAAAGCGGCCAATTGGTGCCCCTCGGCGAGGTCGTGCGCGTGCGTGAAGGCCAGGGAGAGCGGACCATTTTCCATAAAAACCTCCGCCCAGTGCAGTATGTTATTGCGGAAACGGCCGGGCGCAGCCCGGTGGAGGCCGTCTTCGACTTGCAACGTTGGCTGCGCACGAATCCCCTTCCGGCAGGCTTCCGTGTCGATCTCGCGGGAGAGGGAGAATGGAAAATCACGGTGGATGTATTCCGCGACCTCGGCATCGCCTTCGGCGCGGCTTTGGTCATGATTTACGTCCTGCTCGTGGCACAAACCCAGTCGCTGTTCCTGCCGTTGATCATCATGATTGCAATTCCGCTCACGATCATCGGCATCATGCCTGGCTTTTGGTTACTCAACGTGCTGTTTACGGAACCGGTTGGCCAATACCCTGACCCGATCTTTTTCACAGCCACGGGCATGATCGGCATGATCGCCCTTGCCGGCATCGTGGTGCGCAATTCGATCATCCTCATCGACTTCATCGAGCTCATCCAGCAGCGCGACCCCGAGCGCCCGCTCAGCGAGGTGATTGTCGAAGCGGGCGCCACCCGTTTTCGGCCGATTTTCCTCACTGCGGGCGCCGCCATGTTCGGCTCGGTGGTGATCACGCTGGATCCGATTTTTTCCGGATTGGCGTGGAGTTTCATTTTCGGCATTTTTGCCTCCACGACGTTCACCTTGGTGGTGGTCCCGTTGGTCTATTACCGACTGTATCGCGGCCGCGGACGAGAGGTGGCCGTCCCCGGATGA
- a CDS encoding fused MFS/spermidine synthase, which produces MRVAIITLLFFLSGFTGLVYEVIWSRYLALLLGSTAHAQVGVLAVFMGGLAVGSALWGAAADRSARPLRLYGLLEIVVAVGTAAFALGFPLWSNAYWWLLGVVPPPHPGSKVVQAGLCVVAMVLPTICMGGTLPVLVRALRLSREGFGRGVAWLYAVNSLGAASGAAAAGFILVPGWGLDAPFLAAAALNLAVGAAALVLDHALRASALPDQVGDGRGPFGEATAIRGYRWLIPLAAAASGAVAMMYEVVWIRLCGLVTGSSTYAFSIMLTAFILGIASGGLVYSLWEPARRRPLRFFLIASLASVAVLLACLPFYERLPYLSARLLWFVRQSGWGFGAYQLAVLGFWVAVMFPLTFTSGLTFPALAHAAAQVISGRGRPVGAVLAANTLGTIAGTVGAGLFLLPWLSLRGTFLAAAGMTLAVVSALIVADRHASVRQRAQVVVALAAVFGLYVFLLPHWDLRLLVAGEFRRHEGIGPDLSFGDYKAGFAQELVYYRDGATATVSVETTADDVILRVNGKSDASAVGDRETQLLVGHLGPLILGDPERVLVIGYGSGMTLGAIARHPVQAIDVVEITPEVIEAAEFFRPWVNSVRGDSRVHVHVEDARTFLFRTPHRYDLIVSEPSNPWVSGVSNLFSREFFTQARKRLSPRGMLVQWFHTYETSDDVVSMILRTAAEQFPDVRLFQCNHADFVLVASRGPRTLDPEATRAAFAHASDLRAIGLTQWESVFALEIAGPSGVRALAGQGPVHTDRRPLLEFQAAREFYKGSQASMIQEARLQGNDELLLRARDIPVAALREWGRYQQRLAGLNQLSSLRLLLAWLEQDPLDPVLHEVGGEFLRAYPRDLFVMREFTAVAGAGGPQRGERLRGLFAILRSGPQPINERFLALLRPLALDSQTSRRDAELELQLAELYVAAHAFADALDVLDSSEGMRVMAANDEWTRRACIRAAALEGLQRWKEALVALERCTPGDPAQRQRVETQRRALQARVGTGGNSR; this is translated from the coding sequence ATGCGTGTCGCCATCATTACGCTGTTGTTCTTTTTGTCGGGTTTCACCGGGCTCGTCTACGAAGTGATTTGGTCCCGTTACCTCGCGCTCTTGCTCGGCAGCACGGCGCATGCCCAAGTTGGGGTGCTCGCCGTGTTCATGGGTGGATTGGCGGTGGGCAGTGCGCTGTGGGGTGCGGCGGCCGATCGCAGCGCTCGGCCGCTTCGCCTCTATGGCCTTCTCGAAATTGTCGTTGCGGTGGGCACCGCTGCCTTTGCGCTCGGTTTTCCCCTTTGGAGCAACGCCTACTGGTGGCTACTCGGCGTCGTGCCCCCGCCGCATCCTGGGTCAAAGGTCGTTCAAGCCGGGCTTTGTGTCGTCGCCATGGTGCTGCCCACGATTTGTATGGGTGGCACCCTGCCGGTGTTGGTGCGTGCGCTCAGGTTGAGCCGCGAGGGATTCGGCCGGGGGGTGGCGTGGTTGTATGCTGTCAATAGTCTCGGGGCGGCAAGCGGAGCGGCAGCGGCGGGTTTCATTTTGGTGCCCGGTTGGGGTCTGGATGCTCCGTTCCTCGCCGCGGCGGCGTTGAATCTTGCCGTGGGAGCGGCGGCCTTGGTGCTGGACCACGCGCTTCGGGCATCGGCGTTGCCTGACCAAGTTGGCGACGGTCGAGGCCCGTTTGGCGAGGCAACAGCGATTCGAGGCTACCGCTGGCTGATTCCGCTAGCGGCCGCGGCATCGGGCGCCGTTGCCATGATGTACGAAGTAGTGTGGATCCGCTTGTGCGGGCTGGTGACGGGCTCCTCCACGTACGCCTTTTCCATCATGCTGACAGCGTTCATTCTCGGCATCGCCAGTGGGGGGCTAGTGTACAGCCTGTGGGAGCCGGCGCGGCGTCGGCCGCTCCGGTTCTTTTTGATCGCCTCGCTCGCAAGTGTTGCCGTGCTGCTCGCCTGTTTGCCGTTTTACGAGCGGCTTCCGTACCTGTCCGCGCGCCTGCTGTGGTTCGTACGCCAGTCGGGCTGGGGTTTTGGGGCGTATCAGCTTGCCGTCCTCGGTTTTTGGGTTGCCGTGATGTTTCCGCTCACCTTTACGAGTGGGCTTACCTTCCCGGCGCTCGCGCATGCGGCCGCGCAAGTGATTTCTGGGCGTGGTCGTCCGGTGGGCGCCGTGCTTGCGGCGAACACGTTGGGAACGATTGCGGGTACGGTGGGTGCTGGGCTTTTCTTGCTACCGTGGCTATCGCTGCGCGGTACGTTTCTCGCTGCGGCCGGGATGACGCTTGCTGTCGTGAGTGCCCTCATCGTGGCGGATCGCCACGCGAGTGTGCGACAAAGGGCGCAGGTCGTGGTGGCGCTGGCGGCGGTGTTCGGCCTCTACGTGTTCTTGCTTCCTCACTGGGACCTGCGCTTGCTCGTTGCCGGAGAATTCCGCCGGCACGAGGGGATCGGGCCGGATTTGAGCTTTGGCGACTACAAGGCTGGCTTCGCGCAAGAGCTCGTGTATTACCGCGACGGTGCCACGGCTACCGTGAGTGTGGAAACCACCGCCGACGATGTGATCTTGCGCGTCAACGGCAAGTCGGATGCCTCGGCCGTCGGTGATCGCGAGACACAACTCCTGGTGGGGCACTTGGGGCCCTTGATTCTCGGCGATCCCGAGCGGGTTTTGGTGATCGGCTATGGCAGTGGCATGACCTTGGGGGCGATTGCGCGGCACCCCGTGCAGGCGATTGACGTCGTGGAAATCACCCCGGAAGTGATCGAGGCCGCCGAGTTTTTTCGCCCTTGGGTGAATTCGGTGCGCGGGGACAGCCGCGTGCACGTGCACGTGGAAGACGCGCGCACGTTCTTGTTTCGCACCCCGCACCGTTACGACCTGATCGTGAGCGAACCCTCGAACCCCTGGGTGTCGGGGGTGAGCAACCTGTTCAGCCGGGAGTTCTTCACGCAAGCGCGAAAGCGGCTGTCGCCGCGCGGCATGTTGGTCCAGTGGTTCCATACGTACGAGACGAGCGATGACGTGGTAAGCATGATCTTACGCACTGCTGCAGAGCAATTTCCCGATGTGCGGCTCTTTCAGTGCAACCATGCGGACTTTGTCCTGGTGGCCTCCCGAGGGCCGCGCACGCTCGACCCCGAAGCCACTCGCGCCGCCTTTGCGCACGCCTCGGATTTGCGTGCGATCGGGCTGACGCAATGGGAAAGCGTCTTTGCATTGGAAATCGCCGGGCCTAGCGGTGTGCGTGCGTTGGCGGGGCAAGGGCCGGTGCACACCGACCGCCGACCTCTGCTCGAGTTCCAGGCAGCGCGCGAATTTTATAAAGGCTCGCAAGCCTCGATGATCCAGGAGGCGCGTTTGCAGGGCAACGATGAACTCCTGCTCCGTGCCCGTGACATTCCGGTGGCGGCATTGCGAGAGTGGGGCCGCTACCAACAGCGGCTTGCGGGGCTGAACCAACTCAGCAGCTTGCGCCTCCTCCTTGCGTGGTTGGAGCAGGATCCCCTGGACCCGGTGCTTCACGAAGTGGGCGGAGAGTTTCTCAGGGCCTATCCGCGAGACCTCTTCGTGATGCGGGAATTCACTGCGGTCGCGGGCGCGGGAGGGCCGCAGCGTGGCGAACGGTTGCGGGGTTTGTTCGCAATTCTGCGCTCGGGTCCGCAACCCATTAACGAGCGCTTCTTGGCCTTGTTGAGACCGCTCGCGCTCGATTCGCAAACCTCGCGGCGTGATGCTGAGTTGGAACTCCAACTAGCGGAACTGTACGTGGCAGCGCACGCCTTTGCAGACGCGCTCGACGTGCTCGACTCCAGCGAGGGGATGCGGGTCATGGCCGCCAACGACGAGTGGACGCGTCGCGCCTGCATCCGTGCGGCTGCGCTCGAGGGCTTGCAGAGATGGAAGGAGGCGTTGGTCGCGTTAGAGCGCTGTACACCGGGCGACCCCGCTCAGCGGCAACGAGTGGAAACACAGCGCCGCGCTCTGCAAGCAAGGGTGGGCACCGGAGGCAACTCCCGGTAG